In Treponema sp. OMZ 798, the following proteins share a genomic window:
- a CDS encoding leucine-rich repeat protein: MPTALTATGSQIILKNNSITELKCFNNKLTALDVRGLSGLQKLVCDKNQLTSLDLQNLAELRSVVCFENKLTSLNVQNAVKLEKLFCRNNELQSLLIQNTPKLKEFTCNENKLNAAAFTGILTNLPTCAAGDGAKGTLFKTSSNEHNYDFTDPLPADLRDAFYKARDTKKWKLIKKDSGGVESPIILPHPPPLLYVPVDYADLENYLNTEPAATDGVYYIEITGTIPAAAFKGDSSGPGALGQKIQNASPKKIDLKLPETVAGLVSMESCFRDCTDLVSLANIPANVTNMSNCFSGCTSLIKGPDIPEGVNDMSYCFKGCSSLKKVKLNCPYNASGINFAAVFFNCNALEIGGIQVKTAHYDAYTTYSALEKMKVPPVGNQTEQKKKFSTF, from the coding sequence GTGCCAACCGCCTTGACCGCAACCGGCTCGCAGATTATCTTAAAAAACAACTCTATTACGGAGCTTAAATGCTTTAACAACAAGCTTACCGCCCTTGATGTACGGGGCCTTTCCGGCTTACAAAAGCTGGTCTGCGACAAAAATCAACTGACAAGTCTTGATCTGCAAAACTTAGCCGAATTACGGTCTGTTGTCTGCTTCGAAAATAAATTAACAAGTCTTAATGTGCAAAATGCGGTTAAATTGGAGAAACTATTCTGTAGAAATAACGAATTGCAAAGCCTTTTAATTCAAAACACTCCTAAGTTAAAGGAATTCACATGCAACGAAAATAAACTTAATGCGGCCGCTTTTACCGGCATTTTAACCAATCTGCCTACCTGTGCAGCGGGTGATGGAGCAAAAGGCACTCTTTTTAAAACATCTTCGAATGAACACAACTATGATTTCACCGATCCCCTTCCCGCAGATTTAAGAGATGCTTTTTACAAGGCCCGCGACACAAAAAAGTGGAAGTTAATCAAGAAAGATTCGGGAGGTGTTGAAAGCCCTATCATCTTGCCGCATCCTCCGCCTCTTTTATATGTACCGGTAGACTATGCCGATTTGGAAAACTACCTTAACACGGAACCGGCGGCTACAGACGGTGTCTACTACATCGAAATAACCGGAACCATACCGGCTGCCGCCTTTAAGGGCGATAGCTCCGGTCCGGGAGCACTCGGGCAAAAGATACAGAATGCATCCCCTAAAAAAATAGACCTTAAACTGCCCGAAACGGTTGCAGGTCTTGTAAGTATGGAAAGCTGTTTTAGAGACTGTACCGATCTTGTATCGCTTGCGAATATCCCCGCAAATGTTACGAATATGAGTAATTGTTTTTCAGGCTGCACAAGTTTAATTAAAGGCCCCGATATTCCTGAAGGCGTTAATGATATGTCTTACTGCTTTAAAGGTTGTTCTTCTCTAAAAAAAGTAAAACTTAACTGCCCTTACAATGCCTCAGGAATAAACTTTGCCGCTGTCTTTTTCAACTGTAATGCTTTAGAAATAGGCGGCATACAGGTAAAGACTGCACACTATGACGCATACACAACCTACAGCGCCCTTGAGAAGATGAAAGTACCGCCGGTCGGCAATCAAACCGAACAAAAAAAGAAGTTCAGCACATTTTAG
- a CDS encoding FGGY-family carbohydrate kinase yields MHQCLKNNFCAAVFDIGTSSLKGALIAEDGKVYTQGRLFFPQNLEAETWLVSFENLFKQFSDFAEKKSIEICGICISGNGPSLVAVSEKSESRDFLLLWNKTSSETSNGNAKEKNPLYGKSIFLPRLDLFRSSYPEIFDNAKYILSGPEYLIYKLTKNAVTVLPEKRYVSAYWSDEELKALSIPKKKIPPFVPLGEHCGLYRNIPVFAGPPDFIAALIGTNTLKPGRACDRAGSSEGINICIEAPPESSKLKGLRLLPSPIPDLWNLSYIIEDSGSLFYEYIKKHGGSFMDFDAFVHSINTIESYKENEAEGRAIIEALAFKVKEGMDLLEKAAGFRPVYTLSGGQANNKLWRELKAEITGREFKVLQIADAELLGNAAIVFTSLKPYASISEAADGIAIF; encoded by the coding sequence ATGCATCAATGCCTAAAAAATAATTTTTGTGCTGCCGTCTTTGACATAGGAACTTCCTCCCTCAAAGGAGCCCTTATAGCCGAAGACGGCAAGGTTTATACTCAAGGCCGCTTATTTTTTCCTCAAAACCTTGAAGCCGAAACATGGCTTGTTTCTTTTGAAAATCTTTTTAAACAGTTTTCCGACTTTGCGGAAAAAAAAAGCATTGAGATTTGCGGTATCTGCATTTCGGGGAACGGACCGAGCTTGGTCGCCGTATCGGAAAAAAGCGAAAGCAGGGATTTTTTGCTTTTATGGAACAAGACCTCTTCCGAAACCTCTAACGGAAACGCCAAAGAGAAAAATCCTCTTTACGGTAAGTCCATCTTTTTGCCGCGCTTGGACTTATTCAGAAGCTCTTACCCGGAAATATTCGATAATGCAAAATATATTTTATCGGGCCCCGAATATTTAATTTATAAGCTTACAAAAAATGCGGTGACCGTTTTACCCGAAAAGAGATATGTATCCGCTTATTGGTCGGATGAAGAGCTAAAGGCCTTATCAATACCCAAAAAAAAGATCCCACCCTTTGTTCCGCTAGGCGAGCACTGCGGCCTTTACCGTAATATCCCGGTTTTTGCAGGGCCTCCCGATTTTATAGCAGCCCTCATCGGCACAAACACCTTGAAGCCGGGAAGGGCCTGCGACAGGGCCGGTTCAAGCGAGGGAATAAATATCTGTATCGAAGCTCCTCCTGAAAGCTCCAAACTGAAAGGCTTACGCCTTCTTCCTTCTCCCATTCCTGACCTTTGGAATCTTTCGTACATAATAGAGGATTCGGGCAGCCTTTTTTACGAATATATAAAAAAGCACGGGGGGAGTTTTATGGACTTTGATGCCTTTGTGCACAGTATAAATACTATCGAGTCCTATAAAGAAAATGAAGCGGAAGGAAGGGCTATCATCGAGGCTCTTGCTTTTAAGGTAAAAGAGGGAATGGATTTGCTTGAAAAGGCCGCAGGTTTCCGCCCTGTGTATACACTCTCGGGCGGGCAGGCCAATAACAAACTTTGGCGGGAACTAAAGGCCGAAATTACGGGCAGAGAATTTAAGGTGCTGCAAATAGCCGACGCCGAGCTCTTGGGCAACGCCGCAATAGTTTTTACTTCTCTTAAACCCTATGCCTCAATAAGCGAAGCCGCAGATGGAATAGCTATATTCTAG
- a CDS encoding GGDEF domain-containing protein, producing MNSSKQKWLEILQTARLFAHLSLGEIQVLAEAMFYSEFEEGQALVYEGESGNELFIIVKGSISVSVKSEGKEIELVRLGAGDFFGEMAMLEQEHRSATCKAVESTSCLVLKSQDFSSLIIDQPKIASTVLYNMLKITGSRLSKTDGLLSQIIRWGDDAKKRAITDEFTGLYNRRYLDESFESLLKRCVRQHIGVSFAMVDIDHFGQLNRDYGAVFCDKVLLAIVEVFKRNFDTDDILIRYGGDEFSFIIRGMLERAEYQCKKVCTEVNALTFQEHPELRVSCSIGLAAYDEKMTTAELLKFADTALYSAKETGRNRVFVYKK from the coding sequence ATGAATAGCTCAAAACAAAAATGGCTTGAAATTTTACAGACGGCACGGCTCTTTGCTCATCTTTCTCTGGGTGAGATTCAAGTTTTAGCTGAAGCTATGTTTTATTCCGAATTTGAAGAAGGGCAGGCCTTGGTTTATGAAGGCGAATCGGGCAATGAGCTTTTTATCATAGTCAAGGGTTCTATTTCCGTTTCGGTAAAATCCGAAGGAAAGGAAATTGAACTTGTCCGCCTCGGAGCAGGAGACTTTTTCGGTGAGATGGCTATGCTTGAACAGGAGCATAGGTCGGCAACCTGTAAGGCTGTAGAATCTACTTCCTGTCTTGTTTTAAAATCCCAAGATTTTTCTTCCCTCATTATCGATCAGCCGAAAATTGCTTCGACGGTTTTGTACAATATGCTTAAAATCACAGGCAGTAGATTAAGTAAAACGGACGGGCTTTTGTCGCAGATAATCAGATGGGGTGATGATGCAAAAAAACGCGCCATTACCGATGAGTTTACAGGGCTTTACAATAGAAGATATTTAGATGAGTCCTTTGAAAGCCTATTGAAGCGCTGTGTCCGCCAGCACATCGGGGTAAGCTTTGCCATGGTGGATATCGACCACTTTGGTCAGCTTAACAGGGACTACGGAGCCGTTTTTTGTGATAAGGTTCTATTAGCCATTGTCGAAGTTTTTAAGCGCAATTTTGATACGGACGATATTTTAATCCGATACGGCGGAGATGAGTTTTCATTTATTATCCGAGGAATGTTGGAAAGAGCCGAATATCAGTGCAAAAAAGTATGTACCGAGGTTAACGCCTTGACCTTTCAAGAGCATCCCGAGTTACGGGTTTCATGCTCGATCGGCCTTGCAGCATATGACGAAAAGATGACAACAGCTGAGCTTTTAAAATTTGCCGATACAGCTCTTTATTCTGCAAAAGAAACCGGAAGAAACAGGGTTTTTGTTTATAAAAAATAG
- a CDS encoding GGDEF domain-containing protein, whose amino-acid sequence MISDRQKLEALSNTPLFAGWDEVYLKDIADRAGIDSYQKGDVIFKQDTCGDRFYIIVEGNVIILSPEDNSVLAEFVAGEMFGETAMLTGEEQKAIASANEDTVILSFPKDGTPMEDVFKDNPVTYAQLLKSFLVMVSRRTRKANSLIKENSPIMQELQKQVYGDKLTGLLNKAYLEENIAEFMKSSFSLIMMKPDNFKAINDTYGHEKGDACLTFIGNHLSRFLDTDSVLIRYQGNEFAVLTPELGRTGAASLAEKIKAELENLDISPVLNNAFKLSMSLGILLYPDTKIAKPEFIKQCSEMPLIGRARGGSLILFEEDINE is encoded by the coding sequence ATGATTAGTGATAGACAGAAGCTGGAGGCTTTAAGTAATACTCCTCTTTTTGCAGGATGGGATGAGGTTTACTTAAAGGATATAGCCGATAGGGCAGGGATAGACAGCTATCAAAAAGGCGATGTTATTTTTAAACAGGACACATGCGGTGACCGTTTTTATATTATTGTAGAAGGAAACGTTATCATTTTGTCTCCTGAAGATAATTCCGTCCTTGCCGAATTTGTAGCAGGCGAGATGTTCGGCGAAACGGCAATGTTGACCGGAGAAGAACAAAAGGCAATCGCTTCTGCCAATGAAGATACTGTCATCCTCTCTTTCCCGAAAGACGGTACACCTATGGAAGATGTCTTTAAGGATAATCCCGTAACCTATGCTCAACTGTTAAAGTCCTTCTTGGTTATGGTTTCAAGAAGAACCCGGAAGGCGAACTCTTTAATAAAAGAAAACTCTCCCATAATGCAGGAATTACAAAAGCAGGTTTATGGGGATAAGCTTACGGGTCTTTTAAACAAGGCCTATCTTGAAGAAAACATTGCAGAGTTTATGAAAAGCTCTTTTTCTCTTATTATGATGAAGCCCGATAATTTTAAGGCTATCAACGACACCTACGGCCACGAAAAAGGCGATGCCTGTCTTACCTTTATAGGCAATCATTTAAGCCGCTTTTTGGATACAGATTCGGTTTTAATCCGTTATCAGGGGAACGAATTTGCCGTTTTAACGCCCGAATTAGGACGTACCGGGGCTGCAAGTTTAGCCGAAAAGATAAAGGCAGAGCTTGAAAATTTGGATATATCTCCGGTCTTAAACAATGCTTTTAAATTGAGCATGAGTTTAGGTATCTTGCTCTATCCGGATACAAAGATTGCAAAGCCTGAATTTATAAAACAATGCTCCGAAATGCCTCTTATAGGAAGAGCCCGTGGCGGCTCCCTCATTCTATTTGAGGAGGATATAAATGAATAG
- a CDS encoding ATP-binding protein, which translates to MKIAERQIYLQRLISKMNNGMIKIITGVRRSGKSFLLFNLFYKYLLKQGIKKQNIITLAMDDSENSEFLNPEKLASFLQNRTNDETEPYFILLDEVQLLINREELKNKDSFIKLYGILNGLLRKNNVDVYVTGSNSKLLSSDVLTEFRGRGDEIHIAPLSFSEYYPVVQGDIYAAWNNYLMYGGMPYILRLSNDEEKVRYLTRLNSEIYLKDISERYAISNSSGMEELQKVISSSIGSLINPQKIVNTFITGGQKGISAPTIKDYLQYLQDAFLIQKAERYDVKGRKYITTPVKYYYADTGLRNAILGFRQFEETHLMENVIYNELIFRGFSVDVGVVEINCKENKGNVRKQLEVDFVANLGNRRYYIQSAFAIPDLEKMQQEQSSLLHVPDSFKKIIVVGTQSPIWRNEQGITIMSIYDFLLNENSLDV; encoded by the coding sequence ATGAAAATAGCTGAAAGACAAATTTATTTGCAAAGATTAATCTCAAAAATGAATAACGGTATGATTAAAATTATTACAGGAGTGAGGCGATCAGGTAAATCGTTTTTACTTTTTAATTTATTTTATAAATATTTGCTGAAACAAGGAATTAAAAAACAAAACATAATAACACTTGCTATGGATGACTCTGAAAATTCAGAATTTTTAAATCCTGAAAAACTGGCAAGTTTTTTGCAAAACAGAACGAATGATGAAACTGAGCCGTACTTTATTTTACTGGATGAAGTTCAATTGCTTATTAATCGCGAAGAATTAAAAAACAAAGATTCTTTCATTAAGCTCTATGGAATATTAAACGGTTTATTGCGTAAAAACAATGTTGATGTTTATGTAACAGGGAGCAACTCCAAATTGCTTTCGAGTGATGTACTGACTGAATTTAGGGGCAGAGGAGATGAGATACATATAGCTCCGCTTTCTTTTTCCGAATATTATCCGGTTGTTCAAGGTGATATATATGCAGCATGGAATAATTATCTCATGTATGGCGGAATGCCTTATATTTTACGCCTTTCAAATGACGAAGAAAAAGTCCGTTATCTAACACGTTTAAATAGTGAGATATATTTGAAAGACATCAGTGAAAGATATGCAATCTCAAATAGCTCCGGTATGGAAGAATTGCAAAAAGTTATTTCCTCATCAATTGGATCGCTTATAAATCCGCAAAAAATAGTTAATACTTTTATTACAGGCGGACAAAAAGGAATTTCAGCACCCACAATAAAAGACTATCTTCAATATCTTCAGGACGCTTTTTTAATCCAAAAAGCGGAAAGATATGATGTAAAAGGAAGAAAATATATAACAACGCCGGTAAAGTACTATTATGCCGATACAGGACTACGTAATGCAATTTTAGGATTTAGACAATTTGAAGAAACGCATCTCATGGAGAATGTTATATACAACGAGCTTATTTTCCGCGGGTTTTCCGTAGATGTCGGTGTCGTTGAAATAAATTGTAAAGAAAATAAGGGCAATGTACGCAAACAACTTGAAGTAGATTTTGTTGCAAATCTTGGAAATAGAAGATATTATATTCAATCTGCATTTGCAATTCCCGATTTAGAAAAAATGCAGCAGGAGCAATCTTCATTGCTGCATGTACCTGATTCCTTTAAAAAAATAATAGTTGTCGGAACACAAAGTCCTATTTGGAGAAATGAACAAGGCATAACTATTATGAGCATTTATGACTTTTTGCTCAATGAAAATAGCCTTGATGTTTAG
- a CDS encoding lysoplasmalogenase — translation MYNQCLDPWCIATIVLFVVISTIHLIKCFKQKQKWADITKFMLMPSLLLFFLAFTFVNVQNFSILHILIIIALISSFFGDVALLFDREKQNFALGILFFAITQICYIVFAILGAKVDSIPLIPGIVTAVIFLVVIIYSIMRTKKHLKGLKPIVIAYGLILSSMSWLFIVFAFANPSIGLILAAVGSILFIVSDALVSAQYFLGGKAGMRFIIMKTYILAQLLIIFGAIGIIGA, via the coding sequence ATGTATAATCAATGTTTAGATCCTTGGTGTATAGCAACTATCGTTTTGTTTGTTGTTATTTCGACAATCCATTTGATTAAGTGTTTTAAGCAAAAACAAAAATGGGCAGATATTACAAAGTTTATGCTGATGCCGTCTTTGCTTTTATTCTTTTTGGCTTTCACTTTTGTTAATGTTCAAAACTTCTCTATTTTACACATTTTAATAATTATTGCTCTGATATCCAGCTTTTTTGGGGATGTTGCTCTTCTTTTTGATAGGGAAAAACAAAACTTTGCGCTTGGAATTTTATTTTTTGCGATTACCCAAATCTGTTACATAGTTTTTGCAATACTCGGTGCTAAGGTTGATTCTATTCCCCTTATTCCCGGAATTGTCACGGCTGTGATTTTTTTAGTTGTAATTATTTACAGCATAATGAGAACAAAAAAACACTTAAAAGGTCTTAAGCCGATTGTAATAGCCTACGGGCTTATACTCTCATCGATGAGCTGGCTCTTTATAGTTTTTGCCTTTGCAAATCCTTCAATCGGACTTATATTGGCTGCTGTAGGAAGCATTTTGTTTATCGTCTCGGATGCTCTTGTTTCAGCCCAATACTTTTTGGGCGGTAAGGCCGGAATGCGCTTTATTATTATGAAAACTTATATTCTTGCCCAACTTTTAATCATATTCGGTGCTATAGGAATTATAGGAGCTTAA
- a CDS encoding ribose-phosphate pyrophosphokinase has translation MNYLESNNLAIIACPGGEEFANLTIRNLKHIYARKLYQQSEKLAKRYNTSAEDMIQKFNFYNDLFAGRMSVNKDTNKIHVPKFKVDARFTYFMNGEFKTELLETVRGKDVYIFQDVENKQEIIINEGKNKVVFSVNDHLMSLIVTIDAVRHAGAGRISLVLPVYPYSRQHKKKGREGLTASLLGHIYEDLDVEQIITLDIHSREIENSFHSARLQNLHASYQIIRELTRILDLSADSEEQFVVVSPDSGAVDRNKFYSSGLQKPLAMIYKERDYSVVTQNAKQSNIISIKLLGDVEGKNAFLADDMLGTGGTLLKAMEFLKSKGAKKVIAAVSLPFFTGDAIQQFDEAYSKGLFYRVIGTNAVYHTELKQKEWYIETDVSGLFAQVITRLHENLSLSSLLDNRDIIEKLLKNASMPKK, from the coding sequence ATGAATTATCTTGAATCGAACAACCTCGCAATTATCGCTTGTCCGGGAGGAGAAGAGTTTGCAAATTTAACGATTAGGAATTTGAAGCATATCTATGCCCGTAAGTTGTACCAGCAAAGCGAAAAACTTGCAAAGAGGTACAATACCTCCGCTGAGGATATGATTCAAAAGTTTAACTTTTATAACGATTTGTTTGCAGGCAGAATGTCGGTAAACAAAGATACAAATAAAATCCATGTACCTAAATTTAAGGTAGATGCCCGTTTTACATACTTTATGAACGGGGAATTTAAAACCGAGCTTCTTGAAACAGTCCGAGGAAAAGATGTTTATATTTTTCAGGATGTTGAAAACAAGCAGGAAATTATAATTAACGAAGGAAAAAACAAGGTAGTCTTTTCAGTAAATGATCACCTTATGTCCCTCATCGTAACCATAGATGCAGTGCGCCATGCCGGTGCAGGAAGAATATCCTTGGTTCTTCCGGTTTATCCTTACAGCCGCCAGCATAAAAAGAAGGGAAGGGAAGGTTTGACGGCCAGCTTACTCGGTCATATTTATGAAGACCTCGATGTAGAGCAGATTATAACCCTCGATATCCACTCTCGCGAAATTGAAAATTCCTTCCATTCTGCACGTTTACAAAACCTTCATGCAAGTTATCAGATTATCCGTGAACTTACTAGAATACTCGATTTAAGTGCCGATTCGGAAGAACAATTTGTAGTTGTTTCTCCCGATTCCGGGGCTGTCGACCGCAACAAATTCTATTCGTCGGGCTTGCAAAAACCCCTCGCCATGATATATAAGGAAAGGGATTATTCCGTTGTTACCCAAAATGCCAAACAGTCGAATATCATAAGCATTAAGCTTTTGGGAGATGTAGAAGGAAAAAACGCCTTCCTCGCAGACGACATGTTGGGAACGGGAGGAACTCTTTTAAAGGCTATGGAATTCTTGAAGAGCAAGGGAGCAAAAAAGGTTATAGCCGCAGTAAGTCTTCCCTTCTTTACGGGAGATGCCATTCAGCAATTTGATGAGGCCTATTCCAAGGGGCTTTTTTACAGGGTCATAGGTACAAACGCCGTTTACCACACCGAGTTAAAACAAAAAGAATGGTATATCGAAACCGATGTATCGGGTCTCTTTGCTCAAGTTATTACGCGGCTTCACGAAAACCTCTCGCTTTCGAGTCTCCTCGATAACAGGGATATTATCGAAAAATTGCTTAAAAATGCATCAATGCCTAAAAAATAA
- a CDS encoding Rpn family recombination-promoting nuclease/putative transposase: protein MSKHKRSYKDSVFVDLFAEDEKAKENFLSLYNALHGTSLTATEDLKNIRLDQVLYMAFYNDVSYLVDNKIIVLAEHQSSINPNMPLRCLEYIGRLYETLLESKEKYSRKLLNIPTPEFYVFYNGEEAYPSDKTLKLSDAFIEKSSLPSLELTVQVININQQNRHPLLENCKTMYEYTVFVETVRRWKKEDPQNGFQKAIEECIQNNILRDYLKRKTKEVINMLLAEYDYETDIAVQREESLMIGIQQGIEQGIEQGIERGSYQTKLEMAKLMKGMNYPINDICTISGLSIEEVKAL from the coding sequence ATGTCTAAGCATAAACGCAGCTATAAAGATTCGGTATTCGTTGACCTTTTTGCAGAAGACGAAAAGGCCAAGGAAAACTTTTTGTCGCTCTATAATGCCTTGCACGGTACTTCGCTTACTGCTACTGAAGATTTGAAAAATATCCGATTGGATCAGGTTCTCTATATGGCTTTCTATAACGATGTGTCTTATCTGGTCGATAACAAAATAATAGTGCTCGCGGAACATCAATCGAGTATCAATCCTAATATGCCTTTGCGGTGTCTTGAATATATCGGCCGCCTGTATGAAACTCTCTTGGAATCAAAGGAAAAATACAGCCGTAAACTCCTAAATATTCCGACACCGGAGTTTTATGTTTTTTATAATGGAGAAGAAGCCTATCCTTCCGATAAAACTCTGAAACTATCGGATGCTTTTATCGAAAAATCTTCATTGCCTAGTCTTGAATTAACCGTTCAAGTAATAAATATCAACCAACAAAACCGCCATCCTTTATTGGAAAACTGCAAGACGATGTATGAATACACCGTATTTGTGGAAACTGTGCGCAGATGGAAAAAAGAAGACCCTCAAAACGGCTTTCAAAAAGCCATCGAGGAATGTATACAAAATAATATTTTGCGTGATTATCTAAAACGCAAGACCAAGGAGGTAATAAATATGTTGCTCGCCGAATATGATTACGAAACAGATATAGCAGTACAACGAGAAGAAAGCCTGATGATTGGAATACAACAAGGAATTGAACAAGGAATTGAACAAGGAATTGAGAGAGGCTCTTACCAAACCAAACTTGAAATGGCAAAGTTGATGAAGGGGATGAATTATCCGATTAACGATATTTGTACAATATCGGGTTTAAGCATTGAAGAAGTGAAAGCATTATAG
- a CDS encoding DNA repair helicase XPB, translating to MQESKPLIIQGDRSILLDIHDPEADEARFALIPFAELEKSPEHLHTYRLTPLSLWNAAGVGLSADSIMKTLTGFSRFKVPESILVWMKETMGRYGKIKLLPLEKPQEDNTDIIEEKETGAANLETVEAEFLRLKTENALIFKELKSSKLLSKYLIEDPDEENSFLISLLNRGTVKQALLKQGWPVKDEVPLRDGEPLDISLKEKTSSGAEFEIRDYQRDAASSFVGDKSAGTGFGTIVLPCGSGKTIVGMLTMSLLKTSTLILTPNVAAVYQWRRELLDKTNISEEDIGLYTGEVKEIRPITIATYQVLTWRPSTDAAFPHFKIFRERAWGLIIYDEVHLLPAPVFRITAELQVIRRLGLTATLVREDGCEGDVFSLVGPKRFDVPWKDLEQKGWIARAYCTEIRVNIAPSKEIEYAVGTTREKHRIASENPAKLEVVKKLLAKHKENQTLIIGQYLSQLETIAKEIEAPLITGKNTNAEREVLYDAFRKGEINVLVVSKVANFAIDLPDASVAIQVSGVFGSRQEEAQRLGRILRPKECDSHFYSIVTRQTIEEGFAEKRQKFLAEQGYDYSILTEAELDDCAGSSS from the coding sequence ATGCAAGAATCGAAACCGCTTATAATTCAAGGAGACCGCTCCATTCTTTTGGACATTCACGACCCGGAGGCAGATGAGGCTCGCTTTGCCCTTATACCCTTTGCAGAGCTTGAAAAGTCGCCTGAACATCTTCACACTTACAGGCTGACTCCCCTCTCGCTATGGAATGCGGCAGGGGTCGGGCTTTCAGCCGATTCTATTATGAAAACTCTCACGGGCTTTTCCCGCTTTAAGGTTCCCGAATCGATCTTGGTTTGGATGAAAGAGACGATGGGCCGTTACGGGAAGATAAAGCTTCTCCCTCTCGAAAAGCCTCAAGAAGACAATACTGACATTATAGAAGAAAAAGAAACCGGCGCTGCAAATCTCGAAACTGTTGAGGCGGAATTCTTGCGGCTAAAGACTGAAAACGCTCTTATTTTTAAAGAACTAAAAAGCAGTAAGCTTCTTTCAAAATATCTAATAGAAGACCCGGATGAAGAAAACTCTTTTTTAATTTCTCTTTTAAACAGGGGAACGGTAAAGCAGGCTCTTTTAAAACAGGGCTGGCCCGTGAAAGATGAGGTTCCCCTCCGCGACGGCGAGCCCTTAGATATTTCTCTAAAAGAAAAAACTTCGAGCGGGGCCGAATTCGAAATCAGAGATTATCAAAGGGATGCGGCTTCTTCCTTTGTGGGAGATAAGTCGGCAGGAACGGGCTTCGGTACTATTGTTCTTCCCTGCGGTTCAGGAAAAACTATAGTCGGAATGCTCACGATGAGTCTTCTTAAAACAAGCACCCTTATTCTTACTCCCAATGTGGCTGCCGTTTACCAGTGGAGGCGGGAGCTTTTGGATAAGACAAATATAAGCGAAGAAGATATAGGTTTATATACCGGTGAGGTAAAGGAGATAAGGCCTATTACGATAGCCACCTATCAGGTACTCACTTGGAGACCTAGCACCGATGCGGCCTTTCCTCATTTTAAAATTTTTAGGGAAAGGGCTTGGGGGCTTATAATCTATGACGAGGTTCACCTATTGCCCGCTCCCGTTTTTAGAATTACGGCCGAGCTTCAAGTTATAAGAAGGCTCGGGCTTACTGCAACCCTTGTGAGGGAAGACGGCTGTGAAGGCGATGTGTTCAGTCTTGTCGGGCCTAAGCGCTTCGATGTGCCGTGGAAGGACCTGGAGCAAAAGGGCTGGATAGCAAGGGCTTATTGTACCGAAATCCGTGTAAACATTGCTCCTTCAAAGGAGATAGAGTACGCTGTGGGTACAACGCGAGAAAAGCACCGCATTGCAAGTGAAAATCCTGCAAAGCTCGAAGTAGTCAAAAAACTTTTGGCCAAGCATAAGGAAAATCAAACCCTTATAATCGGGCAGTACCTTTCCCAACTTGAGACAATTGCAAAAGAAATAGAGGCGCCCCTTATTACCGGGAAAAATACAAATGCCGAAAGGGAGGTTTTGTATGATGCATTTAGAAAGGGGGAGATAAATGTTTTGGTGGTCTCTAAGGTTGCAAACTTCGCCATCGACCTGCCTGATGCCTCGGTTGCTATTCAGGTGTCCGGTGTGTTCGGGAGCCGCCAAGAAGAGGCACAGCGCTTGGGCAGAATCTTGCGGCCTAAGGAATGCGATTCTCATTTTTACAGCATCGTAACTCGCCAAACCATAGAAGAGGGCTTTGCCGAAAAGCGTCAAAAGTTTTTGGCTGAACAGGGCTATGACTATTCGATTCTTACCGAAGCCGAACTGGATGACTGTGCCGGAAGCTCATCTTAA